The following proteins are co-located in the uncultured Propionivibrio sp. genome:
- the thiE gene encoding thiamine phosphate synthase: MSRNPIDLTLYLVLDPDLCGGVEGMVRTARAAAGNGATVVQLRAPGWKKKTWLEAGRALKAALAPFKVPLIVNDQIDVALAIDADGVHIGQDDLPVAETRRLIGPGKLLGVSVSDFAELASVPAEGVDYIGIGPIFPTGTKPDAGAATGVAGFAALAAATTLPAVAIGGIKPGHCADLFAAGAGGVAVVSAICGLADPGLATAAIAAEIARLKA; encoded by the coding sequence ATGAGCCGCAATCCGATCGATCTCACCCTCTATCTGGTGCTCGACCCCGACCTCTGCGGCGGCGTCGAGGGCATGGTGCGCACGGCGCGGGCGGCGGCCGGGAACGGCGCGACGGTCGTGCAGTTGCGCGCGCCGGGCTGGAAGAAAAAGACCTGGCTCGAAGCCGGTCGCGCACTGAAGGCGGCGCTGGCGCCGTTCAAGGTGCCGCTGATCGTCAATGACCAGATCGACGTCGCGCTGGCGATCGATGCCGACGGCGTGCATATCGGCCAGGACGATCTGCCGGTGGCCGAAACGCGCCGCCTGATCGGGCCGGGCAAGCTGCTCGGTGTCTCGGTCTCGGATTTTGCCGAACTCGCGTCGGTGCCCGCCGAGGGCGTCGATTACATTGGCATCGGGCCGATCTTCCCGACCGGCACCAAGCCGGATGCCGGTGCGGCCACGGGCGTTGCCGGTTTTGCCGCGCTGGCGGCGGCGACGACGCTGCCGGCGGTGGCGATCGGTGGCATCAAACCGGGACATTGCGCCGACCTGTTCGCGGCCGGTGCGGGCGGGGTCGCGGTCGTGTCTGCGATCTGCGGCCTGGCCGATCCGGGCCTGGCGACGGCGGCGATCGCCGCCGAGATTGCCCGGCTGAAAGCCTGA
- a CDS encoding DUF748 domain-containing protein, protein MRSLRWPLIFTILVVLLVAGGFAGYRALVKTLSEQIEQAIGPTGEAREIHVDLTGVELIDLRFKATADAAWSAGEPLRASRVFVSPDYINLLAGKRAIDTVRIENARLAVQRTRQGKLIVLPGLLDRPTAPAPGKGDTKASTPNPDADVFIRRVEIVGGMLELVDASVRTPPQVLRLEEINAAIGRIRLPSLTGVSTVDLVASLKGPKETGTLSINGTTELATRESGLTIRLRSLDLVALQPYLLKAGEGGVKAGMLDLDLNASVKQGLLRAPGTLTLKDLTLATTNGTLMGMPRQAVVNLMKRRDGSLRLRFSLEGRLDDPHLALNEKLGRQLGNSLAAALGTRIENFARDVDSVGGKAIQELGSALGKAGR, encoded by the coding sequence ATGCGCTCTCTCCGCTGGCCGCTCATTTTCACAATTCTGGTGGTTCTTCTCGTTGCTGGCGGATTCGCCGGTTACCGGGCCCTCGTCAAGACGCTCAGCGAACAGATCGAACAGGCGATCGGCCCGACTGGCGAAGCCCGCGAAATCCACGTCGACCTGACCGGCGTCGAACTCATCGACCTGCGCTTCAAGGCCACCGCCGATGCCGCCTGGTCGGCCGGCGAACCGCTGCGCGCCAGCCGGGTCTTCGTTTCCCCCGACTATATCAACCTGCTCGCCGGCAAGCGCGCGATCGACACCGTGCGCATCGAGAACGCGCGACTTGCCGTGCAACGCACGCGCCAAGGCAAGCTGATCGTCCTGCCCGGTCTGCTTGACCGGCCGACAGCACCGGCCCCGGGCAAGGGCGACACCAAGGCCAGCACACCCAATCCCGACGCGGACGTCTTCATCCGTCGCGTCGAAATCGTCGGTGGCATGCTTGAACTCGTCGACGCCAGCGTGCGCACGCCGCCACAGGTGCTGCGCCTTGAAGAAATCAACGCCGCGATCGGCCGCATCAGGCTGCCGTCGCTGACCGGCGTCAGCACCGTCGACCTCGTCGCCAGTCTCAAGGGGCCGAAGGAAACCGGCACGCTGTCGATCAACGGCACCACCGAACTTGCAACACGCGAATCGGGCCTGACCATCCGCCTGCGCAGCCTCGACCTCGTCGCCCTGCAGCCCTACCTGCTCAAGGCGGGCGAAGGCGGCGTCAAGGCCGGCATGCTCGACCTCGACCTCAACGCGTCGGTCAAGCAGGGACTTCTGCGTGCGCCGGGCACACTGACGCTGAAGGACCTGACGCTCGCGACAACGAACGGAACGCTGATGGGCATGCCGCGCCAGGCGGTCGTCAACCTGATGAAACGGCGCGACGGCAGCCTCCGCCTGCGTTTTTCCCTTGAAGGCCGACTCGACGACCCGCACCTGGCCCTCAACGAAAAACTCGGCAGACAACTGGGGAATTCGCTCGCCGCCGCACTGGGCACGCGGATCGAGAATTTCGCACGCGATGTCGACAGCGTCGGCGGCAAGGCAATCCAGGAACTCGGCAGCGCCCTCGGAAAGGCAGGGCGCTGA
- a CDS encoding 2-dehydropantoate 2-reductase, protein MNDTPVGLRITVAGVGAIGGFIGARLAASGAPVNVLARGQTLAALRRQGLRLVTDAKHLDLPVTASDTAADFGVQDLLIIAVKGPSLPVLAPSLRPLIGPQTTILPTMNGVPWWFCQTGQGNAPFALKSVDPDGNIADNLPVAQTLGCVVHIGASCDAPGVVRHAMGKELILGDAVGGFSPRAEAIAALFARAGLDIKRSSDIRQDIWFKLWGNLTMNPVSALTGATIDRLLGDPLVSEFCSAAMREAAVIGDRIGCHVDQRPEDRHAITFRLGAFKTSMLQDVEAGRPIELDSIVGATYEIGHHFGLETPCIDAIFGLTRLMARTRGLYPDAPDAAGPTPAAG, encoded by the coding sequence ATGAACGATACGCCTGTCGGTCTGCGCATCACCGTCGCCGGCGTCGGCGCCATCGGCGGCTTCATCGGCGCCCGCCTCGCCGCGTCGGGGGCACCGGTCAACGTGCTGGCGCGCGGCCAGACGCTGGCGGCACTGCGTCGCCAGGGACTGCGTCTCGTCACTGATGCCAAACATCTCGACCTCCCGGTCACGGCCAGCGACACGGCTGCCGACTTCGGCGTCCAGGACCTGCTGATCATCGCCGTCAAGGGACCTTCGCTGCCGGTGCTGGCGCCGTCACTGCGCCCGCTGATCGGCCCGCAGACGACGATCCTGCCGACGATGAACGGCGTGCCGTGGTGGTTCTGCCAGACTGGCCAGGGCAACGCGCCCTTCGCGTTGAAGAGCGTGGACCCGGACGGCAATATCGCCGACAACCTGCCGGTTGCGCAGACGCTCGGCTGCGTCGTGCATATCGGCGCGAGCTGCGATGCGCCGGGCGTCGTGCGCCATGCCATGGGCAAGGAACTGATCCTCGGCGACGCCGTCGGCGGCTTTTCGCCGCGCGCCGAGGCGATCGCCGCGCTGTTCGCGCGCGCCGGTCTCGACATCAAGCGCTCGTCCGACATTCGTCAGGACATCTGGTTCAAGCTCTGGGGCAACCTGACGATGAATCCGGTCTCGGCATTGACCGGCGCGACCATCGACCGCCTGCTCGGCGATCCGCTGGTCAGCGAATTCTGTTCGGCGGCGATGCGCGAAGCCGCTGTCATCGGCGACCGCATCGGCTGCCATGTCGATCAGCGGCCCGAAGACCGCCACGCCATCACCTTCCGGCTCGGCGCCTTCAAGACCTCGATGCTGCAGGACGTCGAGGCCGGACGTCCGATCGAACTCGACAGCATCGTCGGCGCGACCTACGAGATCGGCCACCATTTCGGACTCGAAACGCCCTGCATTGACGCGATCTTCGGGCTCACGCGCCTGATGGCGCGGACGCGCGGGCTCTATCCCGACGCGCCCGACGCCGCTGGACCGACGCCAGCCGCCGGCTGA
- the thiM gene encoding hydroxyethylthiazole kinase yields the protein MPTILPLALVADELARLRTVNPLVHVLTNEVVQEITANVLLAAGAAPAMIVAEEEVTPFAAMSGALLINVGTLYPARLAAMRQAIASANAAGVPWTLDPVAVGVLDYRSEACREFLDAGPAAIRGNASEILALAGFAASGRGVDTTAGSESAVAAAEQLARATGAIVAVTGETDYITDGTDTWATPWGNPIMTRVVGTGCALSALVAAFTAKADSRLDAVAAACAMAGLCGARAAGESHGPGSFKAAFLDSLYQVTPDLLRELVK from the coding sequence ATGCCGACCATCCTGCCCCTGGCGCTTGTCGCCGACGAACTGGCGCGCTTGCGCACCGTCAATCCGCTCGTTCATGTCCTGACCAACGAAGTCGTGCAGGAGATTACGGCCAATGTACTGCTGGCGGCCGGCGCGGCGCCGGCGATGATCGTCGCCGAGGAAGAGGTGACGCCGTTCGCGGCGATGTCGGGCGCGCTGCTCATCAATGTCGGCACGCTCTATCCGGCGCGGCTCGCCGCGATGCGCCAGGCGATCGCGTCGGCCAACGCTGCCGGCGTGCCCTGGACGCTCGATCCGGTCGCCGTCGGCGTGCTGGATTATCGCAGCGAGGCGTGCCGCGAATTTCTTGACGCGGGTCCGGCGGCGATCCGCGGCAATGCCTCCGAAATTCTTGCGCTGGCCGGCTTCGCCGCCAGCGGTCGCGGCGTCGATACGACGGCCGGTTCCGAGTCGGCGGTGGCCGCGGCCGAGCAACTGGCGCGGGCGACCGGCGCCATCGTCGCGGTGACCGGCGAGACTGATTACATCACCGATGGCACCGATACCTGGGCGACGCCGTGGGGGAATCCGATCATGACGCGCGTCGTTGGCACTGGCTGCGCGCTCTCGGCGCTCGTGGCGGCGTTCACCGCCAAGGCCGACAGCCGTCTCGACGCCGTTGCCGCTGCCTGTGCCATGGCCGGGCTCTGCGGCGCGCGGGCGGCCGGCGAGAGCCATGGCCCCGGTTCGTTCAAGGCGGCGTTCCTCGACAGCCTCTACCAGGTCACGCCGGACCTGTTGCGGGAGTTGGTGAAATGA